A region of Vigna radiata var. radiata cultivar VC1973A chromosome 6, Vradiata_ver6, whole genome shotgun sequence DNA encodes the following proteins:
- the LOC106763022 gene encoding pentatricopeptide repeat-containing protein At2g27610 codes for MASFSSIAVTATLKLHEHSRKYSPSSYPTEKGQSISFQKSQRFANLDFREALSLTREGTEEVEQSFYFPLLQQCKDECSYSDTQIVHGHAMKTGAHEDVYVMSFLVDVYVKCGNMDDARKVFDNLPRRNVVAWTTLIVGYAQNSLPKHGILAFQEMLYAGSSPSAYTLAVVLNACASLYSLKLGDQFHAYIIKYHVEFDTNVGNALCSLYSKCGRLEYALKAFRRIRQKNVVSWTSAVSACGDNGAAVKGLKLFLEMISENIEPNEFTVTSVLSQCCAIQSLEFGTQVRTMCIKFGYESNLHVRNSLLYLYIKNGCIGEAQRLFNGMDDVSLVTWNAMIAGHAQMMELTKDNLSSCEYGSEALKFFSKLNRSGIKPDLYTFSSVLTICSRIMALEQGEQIHAQIMKAGFLSDVIVGTSLVNMYNKCGSIERASKAFLEMSTRTMILWTSMITGFSQHGMSQQALRLFGDMRLTRVKPNAVTFVGVLAACSHAGMLNQALNYFEIMQKRYKITPVMDHYEIMVDMFVRLGRLEQALNCIKKLNCAPSESIWSSFIAGCRSHGNLELGFYAAEQLLSLKPKDTETYVLLLNMYHSAGRSEDVSKVRKMMKEKNVGKLKDWSWISIKNKVYLFETTDKTHPESSVICKSLEDLLAKAKSLGYEMLESVEILDEEEGEKTSSPTFYHSEKLAITFGLENLPSSSPVRVVKSTLLCRDSHNFIKYVSTLSGREIILRDSKRLHKFVNGKCSCGNFCGFL; via the exons CTCCACGAACACTCCAGAAAATACTCACCAAGCTCTTATCCAACAGAGAAG GGTCAAAGCATTTCTTTCCAGAAAAGCCAAAGATtcgctaatttggattttcggGAAGCACTTTCATTGACCAGAGAGGGAACAGAAGAGGTGGAACAATCCTTCTACTTTCCCTTGTTGCAACAATGCAAAGATGAATGCTCCTACTCAGACACACAAATTGTTCATGGTCATGCCATGAAAACGGGTGCTCATGAAGACGTTTATGTCATGTCATTTTTGGTCGACGTTTATGTCAAATGTGGGAACATGGATGATGCTCGCAAGGTGTTTGACAACTTGCCTAGAAGAAACGTGGTTGCATGGACCACGTTAATAGTTGGTTATGCTCAGAACTCGCTGCCCAAGCATGGCATTCTTGCTTTTCAAGAGATGTTGTATGCTGGAAGTTCCCCTTCTGCTTACACTCTTGCTGTTGTTCTAAATGCTTGTGCTTCTTTGTACTCTCTTAAGTTAGGAGATCAATTCCATGCTTACATAATCAAATATCATGTTGAGTTTGACACCAATGTTGGCAATGCGCTTTGTAGTTTATACTCCAAATGTGGCAGGTTGGAGTATGCTCTGAAAGCATTCAGGAGAATAAGGCAAAAGAATGTAGTTTCATGGACTTCAGCTGTTTCTGCTTGTGGCGACAATGGTGCAGCTGTTAAAGGGTTAAAACTCTTTCTTGAGATGATTTCTGAGAACATAGAGCCGAATGAGTTCACTGTAACCAGTGTCTTGAGCCAGTGTTGTGCAATTCAGTCTCTAGAATTTGGGACACAGGTTCGTACGATGTGTATTAAATTTGGATATGAATCAAACCTACATGTTAGGAATTCTTTGCTGTATTTGTACATAAAAAATGGTTGCATTGGTGAGGCTCAGAGGTTGTTTAATGGAATGGATGATGTCAGTTTGGTTACATGGAATGCAATGATTGCCGGACATGCACAGATGATGGAACTCACAAAGGATAATCTTTCTTCATGCGAATATGGAAGTGAAGCACTGAAATTTTTCTCCAAGTTGAATCGGTCGGGCATTAAACCTGATCTGTATACCTTCTCCAGCGTCTTGACTATTTGTAGTAGAATTATGGCTTTAGAGCAAGGGGAGCAAATTCATGCGCAGATTATGAAAGCTGGGTTCTTGTCAGATGTGATTGTAGGTACTTCACTGGTTAACATGTACAATAAGTGTGGTAGCATTGAGAGGGCCAGCAAAGCATTTCTAGAGATGTCTACTAGAACTATGATATTATGGACTTCTATGATTACAGGTTTTTCACAGCATGGTATGTCACAACAAGCATTGCGTCTTTTTGGGGATATGAGGCTCACAAGAGTTAAACCAAATGCGGTTACTTTTGTGGGTGTTTTAGCAGCATGCAGCCATGCTGGAATGCTCAATCAAGCACTCAACTACTTTGAGATCATGCAAAAGAGATATAAAATTACACCTGTTATGGACCACTATGAGATCATGGTTGATATGTTTGTGAGGTTAGGTAGGCTGGAGCAAGCTCTGAATTGCATTAAGAAACTGAATTGTGCACCTAGTGAGTCTATTTGGTCAAGCTTCATTGCTGGTTGTAGAAGCCATGGGAATCTGGAATTGGGGTTTTATGCTGCTGAACAGTTACTAAGTCTCAAACCAAAAGATACAGAGACATATGTATTGTTGTTGAATATGTACCACTCAGCTGGGCGTTCTGAGGATGTTTCAAAggtgaggaagatgatgaaagaGAAGAATGTTGGAAAATTGAAGGATTGGAGCTGGATTAGTATTAAAAACAAAGTATATTTGTTTGAAACCACTGACAAAACACACCCAGAGAGTTCAGTAATATGTAAATCATTGGAAGATTTACTTGCCAAAGCCAAGAGTCTTGGCTACGAGATGCTAGAAAGTGTGGAAATACTTGATGAAGAGGAAGGGGAAAAGACATCCTCCCCTACCTTTTATCACAGTGAGAAGTTGGCCATTACATTTGGGTTGGAGAACTTGCCAAGTTCTTCTCCAGTAAGGGTTGTCAAGAGCACTTTATTATGCAGGGATAGccataattttattaagtatGTCTCAACACTGAGTGGTAGGGAAATCATCCTTAGAGACAGTAAGCGGCttcacaaatttgtcaatgGAAAATGCTCTTGTGGaaatttttgtggttttctCTAA